Genomic DNA from candidate division WOR-3 bacterium:
AAGAAGAACTATACCTGCACGATCATTCTGGGAATTTATCGAATGACCGATTCGATTATTTTCTCAACAATCGGCAGAAATTCGGACAGGGTAGTGCCGACTTTGTCGTCATTTGTGCTGGGCATTGAAGTCATGACGATAAGTATATCATACTGCGGTAAAATAAAGATAAACTGTCCGCCAGCTCCCCTGGCAGTGAAACCGTTCACCTCTGGCACGACCCACCAGTAATAGCCGTACTGATAGTTCTCGGGACCTGGTACCCCGGTTTGAGATGTGGTCGACATCAAAATCCAGTCGTGTGAAACAAGCTGCTGATCTTCCCATACCCCGTCCTGCGCCACCAATTTACCGATTTTTGCCAGGTCGCGGGGTTTCAGGAAAAGACCAACCGGACCCAAGGTAGTGCCTTCGCTATTCGCTTCCCAAAAATAGTCGGTGATGCCCAATGGGGTAAAGATGTTATCCCGCGCGATCTCTTCAAGCCTTTGACTGGTAACGCGCTCAATTGCACTAGAAACGAGTTGTGGGTCACAATCGCGGTAATAAAACGAATCGCCGGGTGCGGCGTACATCGGCTTTGCCAGGGTATATTGTATCGGGTCTGCGGGTTTGTTCACAAGCATTTCGATCGACCAATCGTCATTATCGAACGCAATCCCTGATTTCATCGTCAGAAGATGTCGCATCGAGATTTTCTGCTTCATTGTATCGGTATCAAACTTTTCCGGCATGATGTCATAGAGCAGCGTGTCAATATTCGGAAAATAGCCCTGATCCCGCGCAACACCGAACGACAGCGAGGTGATGCTCTTGGTGGCAGACTGGATATGCCCCTTGATATCACGGTCAGCCACGTCCCGACAATAGTTCTCAAAAACCAACTTCCCGTACCGGACAATCAAAAGACTCTTAGCATTATAAAAAGCATCTTCATCCCAATACATTTCGTACGCTTCCATCACCTTCGGCCTAAGGAGTCCGGCCTCCTCAGTCGTGGCAATCTGCCAGCCATCAAAAAGCTGCACTGGATCAACATCAAAGTTGTTTTTCAATTGACCATTCGGAATACATCTTAACAATGCGAAAACCATAGACAATGCTATTAATAAGGTAATTTTTCGTTTCATCCTATGCCCTACCATCGGAACCTCCAAGTAACATCAATCGAATTAGTAAAAAGCGTAACTGGCTCGGGTTCGGTTGCATGCTTGAAACTACCTGTGTACGTCAGTGTAATGCGACGCATTTCATACGCAAACGATATTTGAGCCGCCTGGTAAGTGTCAAACAAAGCAAAATGAAGATCTTCATGGGGTTTGCTGAGCAAGAAACCAACCTTGGTTAACTCGTCAGTCTTGTAGTAGCGGTAAAGCGGCGGTCGGGAAATCATAGCAACAACCGGAAAAGAAAGGGTCAGGTGAATCTGGCGCTCTTTCTTAATAGAACGTGAATACCGCAGTGCAGGTCCCAATTCAATTGTCGTTAACCAATAAAGGTGTTCTTCATCCCAATCATAGAAAAATTCATCATTGAGAGACCAATTAAGTTTACTTCCCAGGAATATTTTGCCGCCGAAAGTATT
This window encodes:
- a CDS encoding beta-lactamase family protein, yielding MKRKITLLIALSMVFALLRCIPNGQLKNNFDVDPVQLFDGWQIATTEEAGLLRPKVMEAYEMYWDEDAFYNAKSLLIVRYGKLVFENYCRDVADRDIKGHIQSATKSITSLSFGVARDQGYFPNIDTLLYDIMPEKFDTDTMKQKISMRHLLTMKSGIAFDNDDWSIEMLVNKPADPIQYTLAKPMYAAPGDSFYYRDCDPQLVSSAIERVTSQRLEEIARDNIFTPLGITDYFWEANSEGTTLGPVGLFLKPRDLAKIGKLVAQDGVWEDQQLVSHDWILMSTTSQTGVPGPENYQYGYYWWVVPEVNGFTARGAGGQFIFILPQYDILIVMTSMPSTNDDKVGTTLSEFLPIVEKIIESVIR